Proteins encoded within one genomic window of Polaribacter sp. NJDZ03:
- a CDS encoding PorV/PorQ family protein, which yields MIKLFFISILFFSISLTAQVGGEEVYQFLNISTSARQVALGGEVLTLLDDVNQPIWNPSVISVELDNKISANYTSYLAGINIGSLAFAKTISRRFGTIHGSIKYIDYGSLIGADEQGKETGNFNASDIAVSAGYALNIPESNIFVGANLRFINSNIDSYSSVGVSADLAILYNNPYKPYTFTLVARNIGTQLQNIMV from the coding sequence ATGATTAAATTATTTTTTATTTCTATTTTATTTTTTTCTATCTCTTTAACTGCTCAAGTTGGAGGAGAAGAAGTGTATCAGTTTTTAAATATTTCTACTTCTGCGAGACAAGTAGCTTTAGGTGGTGAGGTTTTAACACTTTTAGATGATGTAAACCAACCTATTTGGAATCCTTCTGTGATTAGTGTTGAGCTTGATAATAAAATATCTGCAAATTACACGAGTTATTTAGCTGGTATAAATATTGGGTCTTTAGCATTTGCAAAGACTATTTCTAGAAGGTTTGGAACCATACATGGAAGTATTAAATATATAGATTATGGTTCTTTAATAGGAGCTGATGAGCAAGGAAAAGAAACAGGTAATTTTAATGCAAGTGATATTGCAGTGTCAGCTGGTTATGCTTTAAATATACCAGAATCAAATATTTTTGTTGGTGCTAACCTAAGGTTTATAAATTCTAATATAGACAGTTATAGTTCTGTTGGTGTTTCTGCAGATTTAGCCATTTTATACAATAACCCTTACAAACCTTATACATTTACTTTAGTTGCTAGAAATATTGGTACTCAGTTACAAAATATAATGGTGTAA
- a CDS encoding BCCT family transporter — MALFLLNAGGLEALQSMTLITALPFSIIILLFVVSLVKALAIDNDYYKRDFQVTPWSGLFWKERLKQIISYDDQKSVNEFIENTVKPAFKELQQEFVNNGIEATVHFFRKTQKRRD, encoded by the coding sequence CTGGCTCTATTTTTATTAAATGCTGGTGGACTTGAAGCCTTACAAAGCATGACGCTTATTACAGCACTACCGTTTTCCATAATAATTCTTTTATTTGTTGTAAGCCTTGTAAAAGCACTCGCTATAGATAATGATTATTACAAACGTGATTTTCAAGTAACTCCATGGTCTGGTTTATTTTGGAAAGAACGTTTAAAACAAATTATTTCTTATGATGATCAAAAATCTGTTAATGAATTTATAGAAAATACGGTTAAACCAGCCTTTAAAGAACTACAACAAGAATTTGTAAATAATGGAATTGAAGCAACTGTTCATTTTTTCCGAAAAACCCAAAAGCGTAGAGATTGA